In the Flavobacterium sp. J372 genome, one interval contains:
- a CDS encoding T9SS type A sorting domain-containing protein has translation MKKLYIIAAALLVAVTSQAQVVISQVYGGGGNNGSVYTHDFVELFNRGNVAVTLTGYTLQYASASGTFAQSNLQTLPTITIQPGKYYLIQQAQGNGGTTALPSPDLVPTVADNGAILALSGTNGKIVLASNNTLVTAVSDANVVDFVGFGSANIYEGSSAVAVLSNTTAAVRANNGCQDTNDNGTDFAVTEPTPRNSASPANVCGTASTEKNNIAGLKLFPNPLSGNVLNVTSNSSADKTIAVYDVLGKNVLNAKVTNEAVNVSALNSGVYIVKITEEGRTATRKLVVK, from the coding sequence ATGAAAAAACTTTACATTATTGCAGCTGCTTTGTTAGTTGCTGTTACGTCACAAGCACAAGTTGTCATCAGCCAGGTTTATGGTGGTGGTGGAAATAATGGTTCAGTATATACGCATGACTTCGTTGAACTATTTAATAGAGGCAATGTCGCAGTTACGCTTACGGGGTATACGTTACAATACGCTTCAGCATCAGGTACTTTTGCACAAAGTAACTTACAAACACTTCCGACAATTACAATCCAACCCGGGAAATATTATCTGATCCAGCAAGCTCAGGGTAATGGCGGCACAACAGCTTTGCCTTCACCAGATTTAGTGCCAACCGTAGCCGATAATGGCGCAATTTTAGCTCTTTCTGGAACAAATGGTAAAATTGTTCTTGCTAGTAATAACACTTTAGTTACTGCGGTATCTGACGCTAATGTTGTCGACTTTGTTGGTTTTGGATCTGCTAACATTTACGAAGGAAGTTCAGCTGTGGCTGTTCTAAGTAATACAACAGCTGCTGTTAGAGCTAATAACGGATGTCAAGACACAAATGATAACGGTACCGACTTCGCTGTTACTGAACCTACTCCAAGAAATAGCGCTTCTCCTGCGAACGTTTGTGGCACTGCTAGTACAGAGAAAAACAACATCGCAGGCCTTAAGCTTTTCCCTAACCCACTTTCAGGAAACGTGCTTAATGTAACTTCAAACAGCAGCGCTGATAAAACTATCGCGGTGTATGATGTACTTGGCAAAAACGTACTAAACGCTAAGGTTACTAACGAGGCTGTAAACGTATCTGCTCTTAACAGCGGCGTGTACATTGTAAAAATAACTGAAGAAGGCAGAACCGCTACAAGGAAACTTGTTGTGAAGTAA
- a CDS encoding T9SS type A sorting domain-containing protein, giving the protein MAKKYFYITLLLFFFSVFGAAAQEGKSESIDGLNIYPNPVSTGRIYITSKSSLNKDVEIYDVLGKKVVTATLTSAKELNITSLTPGVYIIKVKEGDATATRKLIVK; this is encoded by the coding sequence ATGGCAAAAAAATACTTTTATATAACCTTACTACTGTTTTTCTTTTCCGTTTTTGGCGCTGCGGCGCAAGAAGGAAAGAGCGAAAGCATAGACGGGCTCAACATCTACCCTAACCCCGTGAGCACCGGCAGGATATACATTACCTCAAAATCATCGCTTAACAAAGATGTTGAGATATATGATGTGCTTGGCAAAAAAGTAGTTACCGCCACGCTAACCTCGGCAAAAGAGCTGAACATTACCAGCCTTACACCGGGCGTTTACATCATTAAAGTAAAAGAAGGCGACGCTACAGCCACCAGGAAGCTGATAGTGAAATAG
- a CDS encoding TonB-dependent receptor domain-containing protein translates to MVIEIGSGLNDKAFGSDFRIANNVKKTGFYNIETPTTTRAYTFGSRWAPDTESNPVNGNFNIAGGQSFDINDESRISFFATAGYGNGYTYRNGFQRIVSNENTNILVDFYNVDRFEFSTKTTAMANVVYRINANHTIKANSVFVNASKSSVNEYDTFIGQGDDRFEFTRQTLTDQNKLWVNQLLGKHIINDRLDLNWGGSYATVNADQPDRITSNLILTDGNYTFNSAAPTTNNRYFQYIDEKEIAAKAIFSYKVLKAEDEMYKGKLTFGYNGRIKSRDFEATQFNFRIASDNNFSVDENNIDTFLNASNLGITQNQPNTFYILTGRLQSLRPFTYNADMNVHAATAGFEHSLNDKLTYTLGLRAEKVLQELEWDTNFTLSGVDFDDATIDKLYILPSATLKYVLNDKQNFRAAASKTYTLPQFKEKAPFRYEGVGENSVGNPFLKPSDNYNLDIKWELFPGGDEVISATAFGKYIVNPISQVLLNSVLNDNTFVNAGGYAYVAGAEFEIRKNLWKSGEDERHVFLGGLNFTVMYSQQELDSDKVASDAQGTLSVNFNEDKDALQGASPLIVNADLTYKVNNGFVKPTISLVGNYFHDRIYSLGSFGRGNIVEKGIPILNFVSNTTIGEKFTVGVNIENMLNSRIRRVQENAGGDIDTFNFRAGVDYTLTLKYSLF, encoded by the coding sequence ATGGTAATTGAGATAGGCAGCGGGCTCAATGATAAAGCTTTCGGGTCTGATTTCAGGATTGCCAATAATGTAAAGAAAACCGGGTTTTATAATATTGAAACACCAACAACTACAAGAGCATACACTTTTGGTTCACGTTGGGCACCGGATACAGAGAGTAACCCTGTAAACGGCAACTTTAATATTGCCGGCGGTCAGTCTTTTGATATTAATGATGAAAGCCGCATAAGCTTTTTTGCCACTGCAGGCTATGGCAACGGCTACACTTACCGTAATGGCTTCCAGCGTATTGTGAGTAATGAAAATACAAATATCTTGGTTGACTTTTATAATGTAGACCGTTTTGAATTCAGCACCAAGACTACCGCCATGGCCAATGTGGTTTACCGTATTAATGCTAACCACACAATTAAGGCCAATTCGGTTTTTGTAAATGCTTCAAAAAGTTCAGTTAATGAGTATGATACATTTATAGGCCAGGGTGACGATCGATTTGAGTTTACGCGCCAGACACTTACTGACCAAAACAAGCTATGGGTAAACCAGCTTTTAGGAAAGCATATCATTAATGACCGGCTTGACCTTAACTGGGGTGGCTCTTACGCTACAGTAAATGCCGACCAGCCCGACAGGATTACCAGCAACCTGATACTTACTGACGGCAATTATACATTTAACAGCGCTGCACCCACTACAAACAATAGGTACTTTCAATATATTGATGAGAAAGAAATCGCAGCAAAGGCAATTTTTTCTTATAAAGTACTGAAAGCTGAAGACGAAATGTATAAGGGGAAGCTTACATTTGGATACAACGGAAGGATAAAAAGCCGTGATTTTGAGGCTACACAATTTAACTTTAGGATAGCGTCAGATAACAATTTCAGTGTTGATGAAAATAATATTGATACTTTTTTAAATGCTTCGAATCTGGGCATAACACAAAATCAGCCCAACACGTTCTATATACTTACCGGAAGGCTGCAAAGCCTCAGGCCGTTTACCTATAATGCGGATATGAACGTACATGCAGCAACCGCCGGGTTTGAACATAGCCTCAATGACAAGCTTACTTACACCCTAGGCCTTAGAGCAGAAAAGGTGCTACAGGAACTAGAGTGGGATACAAACTTCACGTTATCAGGTGTAGATTTTGATGATGCAACAATTGATAAGTTATATATCCTGCCTTCTGCAACACTCAAGTATGTGCTTAACGACAAACAGAATTTTCGCGCAGCAGCAAGCAAAACTTATACACTGCCACAATTTAAAGAAAAAGCGCCTTTCAGGTATGAAGGAGTTGGTGAAAACTCTGTGGGTAATCCTTTCTTAAAACCATCAGACAATTATAATCTTGATATTAAGTGGGAACTTTTCCCGGGCGGTGATGAGGTGATATCAGCAACAGCTTTTGGTAAATATATTGTAAATCCTATAAGTCAGGTTTTATTAAACTCAGTACTTAATGACAATACATTTGTAAATGCCGGAGGTTATGCTTATGTAGCCGGAGCAGAGTTTGAAATACGCAAAAACCTATGGAAGAGTGGTGAAGATGAGCGCCATGTGTTTTTGGGCGGCCTAAACTTTACTGTAATGTACTCACAGCAAGAGCTTGATTCAGACAAAGTGGCCAGCGATGCACAGGGTACACTTAGTGTTAACTTTAATGAAGATAAAGACGCGTTGCAGGGAGCTTCGCCTCTTATTGTAAACGCTGACCTTACATATAAAGTAAATAATGGGTTTGTTAAGCCTACTATATCACTTGTAGGAAACTATTTTCATGACAGGATTTATTCGCTTGGCTCATTCGGGCGTGGCAATATAGTAGAAAAAGGAATTCCAATATTAAACTTTGTATCAAACACTACCATCGGTGAGAAATTTACTGTAGGAGTAAATATTGAGAATATGCTTAACAGCCGTATAAGGAGGGTGCAGGAAAATGCAGGTGGGGATATTGATACCTTTAATTTTAGGGCAGGTGTAGATTATACACTTACACTTAAATATTCACTATTCTAA